The DNA segment AGGATCGCAAGCAACTGGAGGTAAGTCTGGTCGAGGACAATCAGTGGCGCAAACGTACACTGGTGGCCACCGTACCGGTGAAGTCGATCTGGGCCAGTGCCCCATAAAAAATCCCCCGCCAGAGCACTGGCGGGGGATTCTTCATTGCATCAAGCCCTGGCTTTACTGCGCCTCGGCTTCCGGCGCTTTTTCACCGTGGGACAGGCTGTAAACGTAAGCCGCCAGCAGGTGCACCTTGTCGTTGCCTTGCAGTTGTTCCTGGGCAGGCATCTGGCCCTGACGGCCGTAACGGATGGTCTGCTGCAGTTGCGCGAAGCTCGAACCGTAGATGAACGCGGCCGGGTGGGTCAGGTTAGGCGCGCCCATGGCCGGGGTGCCCTTGCCCTCAGGACCGTGGCAGGCCACGCAGTTGGCGGCGAACAGTTTCTGGCCGTTGGCCGGGTCAGCCTTGGTGCCTTCCGGCAGTTTGCGGCCATCGAGCTGGGTCACCACGAAGGCCGCGACGTCGGCTACGCCTTGTTCGCCAATGACTTCGGCCCAGGCCGGCATCACTGCGTGACGACCGCCCATGATGGTGGTCTTGATGGTTTCCGGCTCGCCGCCCCATCGCCAGTCGGCGTCGGTCAGGTTCGGGAAGCCATAGGCACCCTTGGCGTCGGAGCCGTGGCAGACCGAGCAGTTGGAGGCGAACAGACGGCCACCCATCTTCAAGGCTTGCGGGTCCTTGGCGACTTCCTCGATCGGCATTGCCGCGAACTTGGCGAAGATCGGACCGAACTTGGCGTCCGAGCGGGCCATTTCCTTTTCCCATTCGTGCACGCCGGTCCAGCCGGTCTTGCCGTTGGCGAACGCGGTCTGCTTGTCGTTATCGAGGTAGTTGTAGCCCGGCAGAAGGCCTTTCCAGTTGCCCAGGCCCGGGTACAGCACCAGATAACCCAAGGCGAACACGATGGTGCCCACGAACAGCATGAACCACCATTTCGGCAGTGGGTTGTCGTACTCCTCGATCCCGTCGAAGGAGTGGCCGACCGTTTCGTCCGTCTGTTCGCTGCGCTGGCCCTTGCGGGTCGACAGCAGCAGCCAGGTCAGGGCGAAGATCGTACCGAGACTGAGGACTGTGACGTACAGACTCCAGAATGTAGTCATTCTTTGTTACTCCTAGAAGCTTGCTCGACGTGCTTGATGGCTTCGGGATCATCCGCAAAAGGCAGCAAGGTTGCGTCTTCAAACTCCGACTTGCGCTTGGGGCTGAACACCCACAACGCCAAACCGATGAAGGCCACCATCACGACAACGGTGCCCAGGCCTCGAATCATCCCGATATCCATTAAGAATCACCGTTTGCTTTTG comes from the Pseudomonas sp. RSB 5.4 genome and includes:
- the ccoP gene encoding cytochrome-c oxidase, cbb3-type subunit III; the encoded protein is MTTFWSLYVTVLSLGTIFALTWLLLSTRKGQRSEQTDETVGHSFDGIEEYDNPLPKWWFMLFVGTIVFALGYLVLYPGLGNWKGLLPGYNYLDNDKQTAFANGKTGWTGVHEWEKEMARSDAKFGPIFAKFAAMPIEEVAKDPQALKMGGRLFASNCSVCHGSDAKGAYGFPNLTDADWRWGGEPETIKTTIMGGRHAVMPAWAEVIGEQGVADVAAFVVTQLDGRKLPEGTKADPANGQKLFAANCVACHGPEGKGTPAMGAPNLTHPAAFIYGSSFAQLQQTIRYGRQGQMPAQEQLQGNDKVHLLAAYVYSLSHGEKAPEAEAQ
- a CDS encoding CcoQ/FixQ family Cbb3-type cytochrome c oxidase assembly chaperone; its protein translation is MDIGMIRGLGTVVVMVAFIGLALWVFSPKRKSEFEDATLLPFADDPEAIKHVEQASRSNKE